A DNA window from Oceanispirochaeta sp. contains the following coding sequences:
- a CDS encoding DUF5677 domain-containing protein, whose product MYAVSSLFIKSSQTVLDMLSLLESGSLVPTLVLWRIIYENYIISRYLLDNTDDMSERFNDHWLITENRIRKGGNEAIASKIASLIEKYGPRYQDNYGWAGSKKNEKGRFNSFAAIHNQMKSKEFFEMYSFTSDIIHSSSYSVNRSIFSDGRYGNTDMIGTFFDDFRLPIEWTLQVMEKFVGIILEYFYFEDPYEKKSLCQIIEVLSLSIIAESGRK is encoded by the coding sequence ATCTATGCTGTAAGCTCTCTATTCATTAAATCAAGCCAGACAGTACTAGATATGTTGTCCTTACTGGAGAGCGGATCACTTGTTCCAACATTGGTTCTCTGGAGAATAATATATGAGAATTACATCATCTCCAGATATCTACTCGACAACACAGATGATATGTCAGAACGTTTTAATGATCATTGGTTGATCACTGAGAATCGTATAAGGAAAGGCGGAAATGAAGCAATAGCCAGTAAGATTGCTTCTCTCATTGAGAAATATGGACCGAGGTATCAGGATAATTATGGCTGGGCAGGAAGCAAAAAAAATGAAAAGGGAAGGTTTAACTCTTTTGCTGCAATTCATAATCAGATGAAGAGTAAAGAGTTCTTCGAGATGTATTCCTTTACTTCAGACATTATCCATTCCTCTTCATACTCGGTAAACAGATCTATTTTCTCTGATGGTCGTTATGGGAATACTGATATGATTGGCACGTTCTTTGATGATTTTCGCTTACCAATCGAGTGGACGCTCCAGGTGATGGAAAAGTTTGTTGGCATAATACTTGAATACTTCTACTTTGAAGATCCATATGAGAAGAAATCTCTATGTCAGATTATCGAAGTTCTATCGTTATCAATTATTGCTGAATCGGGCAGAAAATAG